The following are encoded together in the Capsulimonas corticalis genome:
- a CDS encoding shikimate dehydrogenase — MEKFAFIIHPIDAKRDVARKGGVYSVAKYLPESAVEWAIKHKEPIVASHITGLKSLTGAEAEGWFIACPLTPRQLMTLPTEFVIKRLVQCGKLAESLGAKIIGLGAFTSVVGDGGITVAKQLDIAVTTGNSYTVATAVEGTIDGAKRMGISLENAKVAIVGATGSIGRTCAHLLAPRAAEIALIGRDLDRLGAVAAELNGACVTLHNDVHTGLRDAEVVVTVTSAVDAVIQPEDLVPGCVVCDVARPRDVSVRVNRERNDVLVLEGGVVAVPGADLDFRFNFGFPPKTAYACMSETMMLALEGRYESFTLGKDVTVAQVNEISALAKKHGFHLAGYRSFEKKVEDSDIEMRRRNAEERRKKKAA, encoded by the coding sequence TTGGAAAAATTCGCGTTTATTATCCACCCGATCGACGCCAAGCGCGATGTCGCGCGCAAAGGCGGCGTCTACAGCGTCGCCAAGTACTTGCCGGAGTCGGCGGTGGAGTGGGCGATTAAGCACAAGGAGCCGATTGTCGCCTCCCATATTACCGGCTTGAAGTCCCTCACCGGCGCTGAGGCCGAGGGCTGGTTCATTGCCTGCCCGCTGACCCCGCGCCAGCTAATGACTCTGCCGACGGAGTTTGTCATCAAGCGTCTGGTGCAGTGCGGGAAGCTCGCGGAGTCGCTGGGCGCGAAGATCATTGGCCTGGGCGCCTTTACCTCGGTGGTGGGGGATGGCGGAATCACCGTCGCCAAGCAGCTCGATATCGCCGTGACGACGGGCAATTCCTACACCGTGGCGACCGCCGTGGAGGGAACCATCGACGGCGCGAAGCGGATGGGAATCTCTCTCGAAAACGCGAAAGTCGCCATTGTCGGCGCGACCGGCTCGATTGGCCGCACGTGCGCGCACCTGCTGGCGCCCCGCGCCGCCGAGATCGCCCTGATCGGCCGCGACCTGGACCGCCTCGGCGCGGTCGCCGCCGAACTGAACGGCGCATGCGTCACGCTGCATAACGATGTCCATACGGGCCTGCGCGACGCCGAAGTCGTCGTCACCGTCACCAGCGCCGTCGACGCCGTGATTCAGCCCGAAGACCTCGTCCCCGGCTGCGTCGTCTGTGACGTCGCCCGCCCCCGCGACGTCTCCGTCCGCGTCAACCGCGAGCGCAACGACGTCCTCGTCCTCGAAGGCGGCGTCGTCGCCGTCCCCGGCGCCGATCTCGATTTCCGTTTCAACTTCGGCTTCCCCCCGAAAACCGCCTACGCCTGCATGTCCGAAACCATGATGCTGGCGCTCGAAGGCCGCTACGAATCCTTCACCCTCGGCAAAGACGTCACCGTCGCGCAGGTGAACGAGATCAGCGCGCTCGCCAAAAAGCACGGCTTTCATCTGGCGGGGTATCGCAGTTTTGAGAAAAAAGTCGAGGACAGCGATATCGAAATGCGACGGCGCAATGCGGAGGAGCGGCGGAAGAAGAAGGCGGCGTAG
- the lysA gene encoding diaminopimelate decarboxylase, which translates to MLLGTQRVNAEGHLEIGGCDAIDLVKEFGTPLYVMDEETIRENCRNYKAVFEARYPKNDISFASKAFLNMAICKVVEQEGLSLDVASAGELYTAIRAGFPLDRVLLHGNNKSLFELEMAMDFGVGCIVVDNLLELRQLKTLAEKKGKTQKILLRVTPGIDPHTHRRISTGQEDTKFGLSVANGDALEAITEALEFAPHLKITGIHCHIGSQLLDAHTHEQAIDIMVGFMRTIADATGWMPEDLDIGGGLGIRYTEDQHPPSYEEFGDTLIGALRAALEKYDVPEPRLLQEPGRALVGETGTTLYTVGVIKRVNIPQDPGTRTYVTIDGGMSDNPRPQLYDAVYEVLVANRMGEAKDQEVRIAGKHCETDILIQSTKIGHIETGDILAVQSTGAYNYVMASNYNRFTKPACVFVKDGEADLVSRRETLDDVVRLDIIPERLA; encoded by the coding sequence ATGCTGCTGGGGACTCAGCGGGTAAACGCGGAAGGTCACTTGGAAATTGGCGGATGCGACGCCATCGATCTGGTGAAAGAATTCGGCACCCCGCTTTATGTGATGGACGAAGAGACGATCCGCGAGAACTGCCGGAACTATAAAGCAGTGTTCGAAGCGCGCTATCCTAAGAACGACATCTCGTTCGCCTCCAAAGCCTTTTTGAATATGGCGATCTGCAAGGTGGTTGAGCAGGAAGGGCTGAGCCTGGACGTCGCGTCCGCCGGCGAGCTTTACACCGCCATTCGGGCCGGTTTCCCCCTGGACCGCGTTCTGCTGCACGGCAACAATAAATCCCTCTTCGAGCTGGAGATGGCGATGGACTTCGGCGTCGGCTGCATCGTCGTGGACAACCTGCTGGAGCTTCGCCAGCTCAAGACGCTGGCCGAGAAGAAGGGCAAGACCCAGAAAATTCTGCTGCGCGTCACCCCCGGCATCGATCCGCACACGCACCGGCGCATCAGCACCGGCCAGGAAGACACCAAGTTCGGCCTGAGCGTCGCGAACGGCGATGCGCTGGAGGCGATCACCGAAGCCCTGGAGTTCGCGCCGCATCTGAAGATCACCGGGATCCACTGCCACATCGGCTCACAGCTGCTCGACGCCCACACACACGAGCAGGCGATCGACATCATGGTCGGCTTCATGCGCACGATCGCGGACGCCACCGGCTGGATGCCCGAAGATCTGGACATCGGCGGCGGCCTCGGCATCCGTTATACGGAAGACCAGCATCCCCCGTCTTATGAAGAGTTCGGCGACACCCTGATCGGCGCGCTGCGCGCCGCGCTGGAGAAGTATGACGTGCCGGAGCCGCGCCTGCTTCAGGAGCCGGGTCGCGCGCTGGTCGGCGAGACGGGCACGACCCTCTACACCGTCGGCGTCATCAAGCGCGTCAACATTCCCCAGGATCCAGGAACTCGCACCTATGTGACGATCGACGGCGGCATGTCGGACAACCCGCGCCCGCAGCTTTACGACGCCGTGTACGAAGTCCTGGTCGCCAACCGCATGGGCGAGGCCAAGGATCAGGAAGTGCGCATCGCCGGCAAGCACTGCGAGACGGACATTTTGATCCAGTCCACGAAAATCGGGCATATCGAGACCGGCGATATCCTCGCCGTGCAGTCCACGGGAGCCTATAACTACGTGATGGCGTCCAACTATAACCGATTCACCAAACCCGCCTGCGTCTTCGTCAAAGACGGCGAAGCCGACCTCGTCTCGCGCCGCGAGACGCTGGACGACGTGGTGCGGCTGGACATTATCCCGGAACGTCTGGCGTAG
- the trpS gene encoding tryptophan--tRNA ligase, which yields MTTKKRILSGMQPTGGGKLHLGNLEGALRPWTKLQDDYEMFCFVADWHSLTTVAEKHVDLREAARQTAIDYLSAGLDPAKCAIFRQSDVKEHAELHLLLSMTTPVGWLERVPTYKEKREIIKENDTQVSYGLLGYPVLQTADIVLYRAHAVPVGRDQAAHIEISREIVRRFNKIVGEEIFPEPQAIISEATGEVPGLDGRKMSKSYDNAIYLSDTAKETQKKINKAFTTPTKIHITDPGEPEGCVACKLRRTYDPANYLTQWDECRAGLRGCGQSKKELAEVINENLAPLRAKRAELEADPGYVDQVLKEGAERARAAAVDTMRIVRKALMIGDHG from the coding sequence ATGACGACTAAAAAACGAATCTTATCCGGCATGCAGCCGACGGGCGGCGGCAAGCTGCATTTGGGCAATCTGGAAGGCGCGCTACGCCCGTGGACGAAGCTACAGGACGACTATGAGATGTTCTGCTTCGTGGCGGACTGGCACTCGCTCACGACGGTCGCGGAGAAGCATGTGGACCTGCGCGAAGCCGCGCGGCAGACGGCGATCGATTACCTGAGCGCCGGCCTCGATCCCGCCAAGTGCGCGATCTTCCGTCAGTCCGATGTCAAGGAGCACGCCGAGCTGCATCTGCTCCTCTCCATGACGACTCCGGTCGGATGGCTGGAGCGCGTGCCGACGTACAAAGAGAAGCGCGAGATCATCAAGGAAAACGACACCCAGGTCTCTTACGGACTGCTGGGATACCCGGTGCTCCAAACCGCCGATATTGTGCTGTACCGCGCGCACGCCGTCCCCGTCGGCCGCGATCAAGCGGCGCATATCGAGATTTCTCGTGAGATCGTGCGCCGCTTCAACAAGATCGTCGGCGAAGAGATCTTCCCGGAGCCGCAGGCGATCATCAGCGAGGCGACCGGCGAGGTCCCCGGCCTGGACGGACGCAAGATGAGCAAGTCTTACGACAACGCGATCTATCTTTCGGACACCGCCAAGGAAACGCAGAAGAAGATCAATAAGGCGTTCACCACGCCGACCAAGATCCACATCACGGATCCGGGCGAGCCCGAGGGATGCGTCGCCTGCAAGCTGCGCCGCACCTACGATCCGGCGAATTATCTGACGCAGTGGGACGAATGCCGGGCCGGATTGCGCGGCTGCGGGCAGTCCAAGAAAGAGCTGGCCGAAGTGATCAATGAGAACCTCGCCCCGCTGCGCGCCAAGCGCGCGGAGCTCGAGGCGGATCCCGGTTACGTCGATCAGGTGCTCAAGGAAGGCGCCGAACGCGCCCGCGCCGCCGCCGTGGACACCATGCGAATCGTGCGAAAAGCGCTGATGATCGGCGATCATGGCTAA
- a CDS encoding hemolysin family protein: protein MEPFLKLGLTLLIVALNGFFVAAEFAFVRVRQTRIAELVEAGNTRAKAVQGLLTRLDTYLSATQLGVTIASLALGYIGEPAMTAVLLPLFHAAGLDHFGPNVHTIAIVLGFVLITSFHIIFGELLPKWWVIAHTEDTALGVAPIMRIFLKVGYPLIAMLEMSAKVIARRLKIEPSDEHEQAHSEDEILAIMAHSHREGALRPSEVELAENMFDFAHTMAREIMVPRVDMVYLSTTWTVGRNVEVAIENGFTRYPLCEGDRDHVLGMIHIKDLLAIAGDPKADIRTVMRPIIGIPETKPIDELLKELQKSHTHQALVLDEYGGTAGLVTLEDIIEELIGEIQDEHDEPPPFVTLDEEGRRYSIAATVALEEVAERLEIPIENPDEYETIGGYALHKLRLAPRVGEQSNLDGFHVSISEVTGRRIKRLLFVKETPETVLAQEAADSAAAKSAAHE, encoded by the coding sequence ATGGAACCTTTCTTAAAACTGGGGCTGACGCTTCTGATCGTCGCCCTGAACGGATTTTTCGTCGCGGCCGAGTTCGCATTCGTCCGCGTACGCCAAACACGCATCGCTGAACTGGTGGAGGCGGGCAATACCCGCGCGAAGGCAGTCCAGGGCCTCCTGACGCGCCTGGACACCTATCTCTCCGCCACGCAGCTGGGCGTCACCATCGCCTCCCTCGCGCTCGGTTATATCGGCGAGCCCGCCATGACGGCGGTGCTCCTCCCACTCTTCCACGCCGCTGGTCTGGACCACTTCGGACCGAACGTCCACACGATCGCCATCGTGCTCGGCTTTGTTCTGATCACCAGTTTCCACATCATTTTCGGCGAACTGCTGCCGAAGTGGTGGGTCATCGCGCATACCGAGGACACCGCGCTCGGCGTCGCCCCCATCATGCGCATCTTCCTGAAGGTCGGCTACCCGCTGATCGCGATGCTGGAGATGTCCGCGAAGGTCATCGCGCGCCGACTCAAGATCGAGCCCAGCGACGAGCACGAGCAGGCGCACTCCGAGGATGAAATCCTGGCGATCATGGCGCACTCGCACCGGGAAGGCGCGCTGCGCCCGTCCGAGGTAGAGCTGGCCGAGAACATGTTCGACTTCGCGCACACGATGGCCCGCGAGATCATGGTGCCGCGCGTCGATATGGTCTATCTTTCGACCACCTGGACCGTGGGCCGCAACGTCGAGGTGGCGATTGAAAACGGCTTCACGCGATACCCGCTCTGCGAAGGCGACCGGGACCACGTGCTCGGCATGATCCATATCAAGGACCTGCTGGCGATCGCCGGGGATCCCAAGGCCGACATCCGGACCGTCATGCGCCCCATCATCGGCATCCCCGAAACGAAACCGATCGACGAACTGCTCAAGGAGCTTCAGAAAAGCCACACGCATCAGGCGCTGGTGCTGGATGAATACGGCGGCACGGCCGGCCTGGTGACATTGGAAGACATCATCGAAGAGCTGATCGGCGAGATTCAAGACGAGCATGACGAGCCCCCGCCGTTTGTCACGCTCGACGAGGAAGGCCGCCGCTACTCCATCGCCGCCACCGTGGCGCTGGAGGAAGTAGCCGAACGCCTGGAGATCCCGATCGAGAACCCCGACGAGTACGAGACTATCGGCGGCTATGCGCTGCACAAGCTGCGCCTGGCGCCGCGCGTCGGCGAACAGTCGAACCTGGACGGGTTCCATGTCTCCATCTCGGAGGTGACCGGACGGCGGATCAAGCGACTGCTCTTCGTGAAGGAAACTCCGGAAACCGTCCTCGCCCAGGAAGCCGCCGACAGCGCCGCCGCGAAAAGCGCCGCCCATGAGTAA
- a CDS encoding NAD(P)/FAD-dependent oxidoreductase, whose translation MSKAPEVLIVGGGAAGIIAARRAADSGARVTLLEKNERLGMKILISGGGKCNLTHAGSMEEIRRQFRPNEGRFLKPSFYRFTNHQFLEILHSRGLRSYVRPDGRIFPVDPANAKDVVALLTEYVEEAGVRIRYKSPVAGIDVTNGAVQGVRLDDGTTLRASRVIVCTGGSSFPATGTTGDGWRWLSDIGHTIVPLRAALAPMYLADVHADWSGVALRDVVLRARAGREGKEIAHWPGDLLFTHKGVSGPTALGVSREVAERDAGAVPSPSTLEADTIPARSFEDLHAAFRKELTDNPRRTAASLVTPYVPSRLVDPLLSAAGVAGDTRGSQFPAKALKKLVSTLKGWPLGDVRHVPLERGEVVAGGVSLDEVDPQTMQSKIVSGLYLCGEVLDIAGPVGGYNLQAAWSTGYVAGDAAAKSASQ comes from the coding sequence ATGAGTAAAGCCCCCGAAGTCCTCATTGTCGGCGGCGGCGCGGCGGGCATCATCGCCGCGCGGCGCGCGGCGGACAGCGGCGCGCGCGTGACGCTGCTGGAAAAGAACGAGCGCCTGGGGATGAAGATCCTCATCTCCGGCGGCGGCAAGTGCAACCTGACTCACGCCGGCTCGATGGAGGAGATCCGCCGCCAGTTTCGTCCCAACGAAGGCCGGTTCCTCAAGCCCAGCTTTTATCGCTTCACCAATCATCAGTTTCTAGAGATCCTGCATTCGCGCGGCCTGCGCTCCTACGTTCGCCCCGACGGTCGCATCTTCCCCGTCGATCCCGCGAACGCGAAGGACGTCGTGGCCCTGCTCACGGAGTATGTCGAGGAAGCCGGCGTTCGGATTCGGTACAAATCTCCCGTCGCCGGGATTGATGTCACGAACGGCGCCGTTCAGGGCGTGCGCCTGGACGATGGAACTACTCTGCGCGCCTCCCGCGTGATCGTCTGCACCGGAGGGTCGTCGTTTCCGGCCACCGGCACCACCGGCGACGGCTGGCGCTGGCTCTCGGACATCGGCCATACGATCGTCCCCCTGCGCGCCGCGCTCGCCCCGATGTACCTCGCCGACGTCCACGCCGATTGGTCCGGCGTCGCCCTGCGCGATGTGGTTCTGCGCGCGCGCGCCGGCCGGGAGGGCAAAGAGATCGCGCACTGGCCCGGCGACTTACTCTTCACGCACAAAGGCGTCTCCGGCCCCACGGCGCTCGGAGTCTCGCGCGAAGTCGCCGAACGCGACGCGGGCGCTGTCCCATCCCCCAGCACTCTGGAAGCCGACACCATCCCCGCCCGCTCCTTTGAGGATCTGCACGCCGCGTTCCGCAAGGAGCTGACCGACAACCCGCGACGCACCGCCGCCTCGCTGGTGACGCCCTACGTCCCTTCCCGCCTCGTCGATCCCCTGCTCTCCGCCGCCGGCGTCGCTGGCGACACGCGCGGCTCCCAGTTCCCCGCCAAGGCGCTCAAAAAACTCGTCTCCACTCTCAAAGGCTGGCCCCTCGGCGACGTCCGCCACGTCCCCCTCGAACGCGGCGAAGTCGTCGCCGGCGGCGTTTCCCTGGATGAGGTCGATCCGCAGACCATGCAATCCAAAATCGTCTCCGGATTGTACTTGTGCGGGGAAGTGCTGGATATCGCCGGTCCCGTCGGCGGATACAACCTTCAGGCGGCGTGGAGCACAGGCTACGTCGCGGGCGACGCGGCGGCAAAATCTGCCTCACAGTAA
- a CDS encoding quinate 5-dehydrogenase: protein MKRVTSISLGSSQRNKSVEAYFLGEKFQIERVGTDGDLKLFHQKLVELDGQVDAFGLGGTDMHIYAAGKRYTFRQIEKLASAAVKTPVVDGSGLKNTLERETVQYLQREGIVDFAHSKVLLVSAVDRFGMAEALDATGASVVYGDMMFGLGVPIALRSLGAVNKAAKVLLPLVVQMPFSWLYPTGEKQNTITPKWTNFYDEANVIAGDFPYIRRYMPETLAGKIVLTNTTTAEDVEALTKRGVKTLITTTPEFEGRSFGTNVMEGVLVTLSGRKPEDLSPKDYMDLMAKLNWKPRIQTLNT, encoded by the coding sequence ATGAAACGTGTAACCAGCATCAGCTTGGGCTCATCGCAACGAAATAAATCTGTTGAGGCTTACTTTTTAGGTGAAAAATTTCAAATTGAACGCGTCGGAACCGACGGCGATTTGAAGCTGTTTCACCAGAAACTGGTAGAACTAGATGGTCAGGTCGACGCCTTCGGACTTGGCGGCACGGACATGCATATCTACGCGGCGGGGAAGCGCTACACCTTTCGCCAGATTGAGAAGCTTGCGTCGGCGGCGGTCAAAACTCCCGTCGTGGACGGGAGCGGTCTGAAGAACACGCTGGAGCGGGAGACCGTTCAGTATTTGCAGCGTGAAGGGATCGTCGATTTCGCGCACTCCAAAGTATTGCTCGTGAGCGCGGTGGATCGGTTCGGCATGGCGGAGGCGCTCGACGCCACCGGCGCTTCGGTCGTTTACGGGGATATGATGTTCGGCCTGGGCGTCCCGATCGCGCTCCGCTCATTGGGCGCCGTCAACAAGGCCGCGAAGGTTCTCCTGCCGCTGGTCGTCCAGATGCCGTTTTCCTGGCTCTACCCAACCGGCGAGAAGCAAAACACAATCACGCCGAAGTGGACCAATTTCTACGACGAAGCGAACGTGATCGCCGGGGACTTTCCGTATATTCGCCGCTACATGCCGGAGACGCTCGCCGGCAAGATCGTTCTGACAAACACGACGACCGCGGAAGACGTGGAAGCGCTGACCAAGCGCGGCGTCAAAACGCTGATCACGACGACGCCGGAGTTTGAAGGCCGCTCGTTTGGGACCAACGTCATGGAAGGCGTGCTCGTGACCCTTTCCGGACGCAAGCCCGAGGATCTCTCGCCCAAGGACTACATGGACCTGATGGCGAAGCTGAACTGGAAGCCGCGGATCCAGACGCTCAACACATAA
- a CDS encoding GAF domain-containing protein produces the protein MKQHNFRNSSVPPKIGFGRRNLFLKRHSESLSTQEAANRSLRRSLENMGKELRGAHARIREMERAHDERSAEGEALRKIGETTGSLFDLEEMLRAVAGIAVQVTGTDSSQVYLFNEAHDTLILRAVDAESEPDEVVGKLRLKVGEGLTGWVAKNKEAVALDHDAQHDARFKFVPELQEDKYQSILSVPLVYRNDVLGVINVRTVKTHQYTQTQVRLLQSIAAQISGAVENSRQYRKLEKRTSQLSALSEVSKTITSDLYLEEILQLIVAATAKTMAFKICTLMLLDEDKQELVIKATQSKSKDYVKKANIKVGDSVAGRAVAEGRTITVHDLKHSAEYASPEIARKEGLSSMAAVPLMVKNKKIGVLNCYTEKPHNFTEEEISLLTALGNHAAIAIEHAKLMVKSAIIQEMHHRVKNNLQQVASLLRLQMHYAGERTVEQVITESLNRILAIASVHELLAREDLDIISVKKIAESIVQATGQSIIAPGKHIRMTIEGPDILLPSSQATSVALILNELVQNAVEHGFGPSFDEGSISIRLHEDSRHVELLVTNDGQPLAATFDIKKTNSLGLQIVESLVNGDLQGKFTLTNVDDTTVAAINFGK, from the coding sequence ATGAAACAGCACAATTTCCGCAACTCTTCCGTGCCGCCCAAAATTGGTTTTGGGCGGCGCAATCTTTTTCTGAAGCGTCATTCAGAATCCCTCAGCACGCAGGAGGCGGCGAACCGCTCTTTGCGCCGCAGTCTGGAAAACATGGGCAAGGAACTGCGCGGCGCGCACGCGCGCATCCGCGAGATGGAGCGCGCGCACGACGAACGCAGCGCCGAAGGCGAAGCCCTGCGCAAGATCGGCGAAACCACCGGCTCTCTCTTCGATCTGGAAGAGATGCTGCGCGCGGTCGCCGGAATCGCTGTCCAGGTCACCGGCACGGATTCCTCCCAGGTTTACCTGTTCAACGAAGCGCACGATACGCTGATCCTTCGCGCCGTGGACGCCGAGTCCGAGCCGGACGAGGTGGTCGGTAAGCTGCGCCTCAAGGTCGGCGAGGGTCTGACGGGATGGGTAGCGAAGAATAAAGAGGCCGTGGCGCTGGACCACGACGCGCAGCACGACGCGCGTTTCAAGTTCGTCCCGGAGCTGCAGGAAGACAAGTATCAGAGTATTCTGAGCGTGCCGCTGGTCTACCGGAACGACGTTCTTGGCGTCATCAATGTCCGCACCGTCAAGACGCACCAGTACACGCAGACTCAGGTGCGGCTGCTGCAATCGATCGCGGCGCAGATCTCCGGCGCCGTCGAGAACTCCCGCCAGTACCGGAAGCTCGAAAAGCGCACGTCGCAGCTATCGGCCCTGTCCGAAGTCAGCAAAACGATCACCAGCGATCTTTATTTGGAGGAGATTTTGCAGCTGATCGTCGCGGCGACCGCCAAAACGATGGCGTTCAAGATCTGCACGCTGATGCTGCTCGATGAAGACAAGCAAGAACTGGTCATCAAGGCGACCCAGAGCAAGAGCAAGGATTACGTCAAGAAGGCCAACATCAAGGTCGGCGACAGCGTCGCCGGGCGAGCCGTAGCGGAAGGGCGCACGATCACCGTCCACGATCTGAAGCATTCGGCGGAGTATGCGTCCCCGGAGATCGCCCGTAAGGAAGGTCTCTCCTCGATGGCCGCCGTGCCGCTCATGGTGAAGAACAAGAAGATCGGCGTTCTGAACTGCTACACGGAGAAGCCGCACAACTTCACCGAGGAAGAGATCTCTCTTCTGACGGCGCTGGGCAACCACGCCGCCATCGCGATCGAGCACGCCAAGCTGATGGTCAAATCGGCCATCATCCAGGAGATGCACCATCGGGTCAAGAACAACTTGCAGCAGGTCGCCTCGCTCCTGCGCCTACAGATGCACTACGCCGGCGAGCGCACCGTCGAACAGGTGATCACGGAAAGCCTGAACCGGATCCTGGCGATCGCCTCCGTGCACGAGCTGCTGGCGCGCGAAGATCTGGACATCATCAGCGTCAAGAAGATCGCCGAGAGTATCGTCCAGGCGACCGGCCAGAGCATCATCGCCCCCGGCAAGCATATCCGGATGACGATCGAGGGTCCGGATATTCTCCTGCCCTCGTCGCAGGCCACATCCGTCGCGCTGATCCTCAATGAGCTGGTGCAAAACGCCGTAGAACACGGCTTCGGCCCCAGCTTCGACGAAGGCTCGATTTCTATTCGCCTGCACGAAGATTCGCGCCACGTCGAACTGCTGGTCACCAACGACGGGCAGCCGCTGGCGGCGACGTTCGATATTAAGAAAACAAATTCCCTCGGCTTGCAGATCGTCGAATCGCTCGTGAACGGCGATCTTCAGGGCAAGTTCACCCTGACGAACGTGGACGACACGACCGTCGCGGCGATCAACTTTGGGAAATAG
- a CDS encoding ANTAR domain-containing response regulator: MDSLRIVIADDEPIIRLDLRKTLENMGHQVVGEAGDGAKAVEIARELKPDIIILDIKMPEMDGIDAAKLITTEGVAPVLLLTAYSQKDLVDRAKDAGVFAYLVKPFKEADLLPAMEIAISRYEEFVELENEVTDLENKLDTRKSVDRAKGILMDQYGLKEQEAFRRIQVQSMNTRKSMREIAEAIIIAHNV, from the coding sequence ATGGATTCGCTTCGCATTGTAATCGCGGACGACGAGCCGATCATTCGACTCGATCTTCGCAAAACGCTCGAAAATATGGGTCATCAAGTCGTCGGCGAAGCCGGCGACGGAGCCAAGGCGGTGGAAATCGCCCGGGAACTCAAGCCTGACATTATCATCCTGGACATCAAGATGCCTGAGATGGACGGCATTGACGCGGCGAAGCTGATCACGACCGAGGGCGTCGCTCCGGTCCTGCTGCTGACGGCGTACTCCCAGAAAGACCTTGTCGACCGCGCCAAGGACGCCGGCGTCTTCGCCTATCTGGTCAAGCCTTTCAAGGAAGCGGACCTGCTGCCGGCGATGGAGATCGCGATCTCCCGCTACGAGGAGTTCGTCGAGCTGGAGAACGAGGTCACAGACCTTGAGAACAAGCTGGACACCCGCAAGTCCGTGGACCGCGCCAAGGGCATCTTGATGGATCAGTATGGCCTCAAGGAGCAGGAAGCGTTCCGCCGCATCCAGGTTCAGAGCATGAATACGCGCAAGAGCATGCGTGAGATCGCCGAAGCGATCATCATCGCGCACAATGTCTGA
- a CDS encoding site-2 protease family protein has translation MFQNFDLLTFVTTMLVLVIAITIHEFSHAIVADKLGDDTPRNQGRISLNPVDHLDPMGTFLMAVTVALGYGIGWGKPVITYPGKFKHPKRDSTLVSFAGPASNFLQACVFAGVIRLILATHTVISPTALMFVTIGLTVNCALFVLNLLPIPGFDGFRVLLGLLPDRAAMTYQKTLEPIGLLLVMILIFTRISQYIIGVPAALLAGFLIR, from the coding sequence ATGTTTCAAAATTTCGACCTGCTGACGTTCGTGACGACGATGCTGGTGCTGGTGATCGCCATCACCATCCACGAGTTCTCGCACGCGATCGTCGCGGACAAATTGGGCGACGATACGCCCCGCAATCAGGGACGTATCTCGCTCAACCCGGTCGACCATCTCGATCCGATGGGCACATTCCTCATGGCTGTGACCGTGGCGCTGGGATACGGCATCGGCTGGGGCAAGCCGGTGATTACCTATCCTGGGAAGTTTAAGCACCCGAAGCGCGACTCGACGCTCGTCTCGTTCGCCGGCCCCGCGTCGAACTTTCTTCAAGCGTGCGTCTTCGCCGGCGTGATCCGGCTCATCCTGGCAACCCATACTGTCATCAGCCCAACGGCCCTCATGTTCGTGACGATCGGGCTGACCGTCAACTGCGCGCTGTTCGTTCTGAACTTACTGCCAATTCCCGGGTTCGACGGCTTCCGTGTCCTTTTGGGATTGCTGCCGGACAGAGCGGCGATGACCTACCAGAAGACGCTGGAGCCGATTGGCCTTCTGCTGGTCATGATCCTCATTTTCACTCGCATCTCGCAATATATCATTGGCGTTCCGGCAGCGCTGCTGGCAGGCTTTTTAATAAGATAG